From one Bacteroidales bacterium genomic stretch:
- a CDS encoding ABC transporter permease produces the protein MIFEESITFTVQKSSNHNIMLVIKLIAESFKYAFQSIVVNRLRTFLSLSGITIGIFSVIAVFSVFDSLERSIRDSLSELGNDVMFIQKWPWAMGEDYPWWKYMNRPNTTIDELQAIQERVDAAQAAAFNFGMRRTVKYLNNSYENVTVQAVSHDYEQVMPLDIVQGRYFNPLESQAGRNVAIIGAKIAETLFPQTDPLGKTIKIFGGKATIIGILKAQGGGTFGSSSDEQVYVPLNFARNFVNMRRVGTTIMVKTRNVGSNQQLRDELTGLMRSLRKLKPGEEDNFSINEVSIINQGLQALFSALAMIGWIIGGFSLLVGGFGIANIMFVSVRERTNIIGIQKAIGAKRLFILLEFLFEAVFLSLMGGLLGLLLIYIGTLLVQGAMPFPIVLTFDNIVVGLLISTIIGLVSGFMPALTASRLDPVEAIRFGI, from the coding sequence TTGATATTTGAAGAATCCATTACTTTTACCGTCCAAAAATCGTCCAACCATAATATTATGCTGGTAATAAAACTCATTGCAGAAAGTTTCAAATACGCTTTTCAATCTATTGTTGTCAACCGGTTGCGGACATTTCTTTCGCTTTCGGGCATCACCATTGGTATCTTTTCGGTGATAGCAGTGTTCTCGGTTTTCGACTCGTTGGAGCGCAGCATCCGCGACAGCCTTAGCGAGCTGGGCAATGATGTGATGTTTATACAAAAGTGGCCATGGGCCATGGGCGAGGACTATCCGTGGTGGAAATACATGAACCGCCCCAACACTACAATTGACGAGCTGCAGGCGATACAGGAAAGGGTAGATGCCGCGCAGGCCGCTGCATTTAATTTTGGGATGCGGCGCACGGTGAAATATCTCAACAACAGCTACGAAAATGTAACCGTCCAGGCAGTGTCGCACGACTACGAGCAGGTGATGCCGCTGGACATCGTTCAGGGACGCTATTTTAACCCGCTCGAATCACAGGCCGGGCGCAATGTGGCCATTATCGGAGCTAAAATTGCTGAAACACTTTTTCCGCAAACCGATCCATTGGGCAAGACCATCAAAATATTTGGTGGCAAAGCCACCATCATTGGGATCCTGAAGGCGCAGGGTGGTGGTACTTTTGGCAGCTCCAGTGATGAACAGGTGTATGTGCCACTAAATTTCGCACGCAATTTTGTCAACATGCGGCGTGTTGGTACCACCATTATGGTAAAAACCAGAAATGTGGGGAGCAACCAGCAGTTACGCGACGAACTCACCGGTTTGATGCGCTCATTGCGCAAGCTTAAACCCGGCGAAGAAGACAACTTTTCCATCAACGAGGTAAGCATTATCAATCAAGGGCTTCAGGCTTTATTTAGTGCTTTGGCCATGATAGGCTGGATCATCGGGGGTTTCTCTTTGTTGGTGGGTGGTTTTGGTATTGCCAACATCATGTTTGTTTCGGTACGTGAACGCACCAACATCATTGGAATACAAAAAGCCATCGGAGCAAAACGGCTTTTTATCCTTCTCGAATTTTTATTTGAAGCAGTATTTCTTTCGCTTATGGGCGGTTTGCTGGGCTTGCTGCTTATCTACATCGGAACATTGCTCGTGCAGGGTGCGATGCCTTTTCCGATTGTCCTTACTTTTGATAATATCGTTGTCGGTTTATTAATTTCTACAATCATCGGCTTGGTATCGGGATTTATGCCGGCATTAACGGCTTCACGTCTCGATCCCGTGGAGGCAATTCGTTTCGGGATTTAA
- a CDS encoding LysE family translocator has protein sequence MNPFFEGVILGITLAVLLGPALFALLQTSIQGGFRAGMRLAFGIFLSDLTLVFLSFIGALQIVSTGNNRITFGIIAGFILIIYGVFTFYKTTKLNGNGGTESHNKSRWFTLIAKGYFLNIANPFVWLFWMSVTVGVTSSYGDNTQQAVSFFTGALLTVFTTDLVKAYIAKRIKTLLNTTNIKRINQFVGILLFVFGIVLMVRALMIKYPLFGYSW, from the coding sequence ATGAATCCTTTTTTCGAAGGTGTTATTCTTGGAATTACTTTGGCCGTATTGTTAGGTCCTGCACTTTTTGCGCTTTTACAAACTAGCATACAGGGTGGATTCAGAGCCGGCATGCGGTTGGCTTTTGGCATCTTCCTGAGCGATCTTACTCTTGTGTTTCTTAGTTTTATCGGTGCCTTGCAGATTGTTTCCACAGGCAACAACCGGATTACCTTTGGCATTATTGCAGGTTTTATTCTGATTATTTACGGTGTTTTTACTTTTTATAAAACAACAAAGCTCAACGGCAACGGTGGCACCGAAAGCCACAATAAGTCGCGCTGGTTCACGCTTATTGCCAAAGGCTATTTTCTGAATATTGCCAATCCCTTTGTGTGGCTTTTCTGGATGAGTGTAACGGTTGGCGTTACCTCGAGTTATGGCGATAACACGCAGCAGGCTGTCTCCTTTTTTACCGGAGCTTTGCTTACCGTTTTTACTACCGATCTTGTGAAAGCCTATATCGCCAAACGCATCAAGACATTGCTCAATACCACCAATATCAAACGCATCAATCAGTTTGTCGGAATATTGCTGTTTGTATTTGGTATTGTGCTGATGGTGCGGGCGCTGATGATAAAATATCCCCTCTTTGGCTACTCGTGGTAA
- the recJ gene encoding single-stranded-DNA-specific exonuclease RecJ, whose protein sequence is MQKRWVIKNKADNDLVMELSRALNISTILANLLAQRGVTSFDEAKNYFRPKLTQLHDPFLMKDMDKAIYRIEKAIRNREKILVYGDYDVDGTTAVALVYTFLKSLAKDVGFYIPDRYAEGYGISKAGVDFAHENNYSLIIALDCGIKGVANVQYAVDQGIDFIVVDHHRPGDTLPPAYAILDPKRNDCNYPYKELSGCGLGFKLVQAFSRKNHMPFKRLEKLLDLVVVSIASDIVPITGENRILAYYGLKLLNSNPRPGFTAILHYSNIRKKTDFHYVDEEFAFNRKLSISDLVFLIGPRINAAGRMESGNNSVELLIAKDIETAVEKAEQINQFNTERRNLDVQVTQHATEILANDPIHPSRKSNIVFHPEWHKGVLGIVASRITEIWYRPTIILTLSNGLITGSARSVKDFDIYNAIDQCFDLLEHFGGHKYAAGLSIRPEKFPAFCERFEKIVCDTIEDYMLIPEITIDARIKLNNISTKFFKVLKQFAPFGPDNMAPTFLTENLVDTGFASIVGKNHLKLSVVHPDISGFPVSGIAFQQGDKLPVVQSGRPFSICYHVEENEWNGHVSLQLNIKDIQPYHE, encoded by the coding sequence ATGCAGAAGCGCTGGGTAATCAAAAATAAAGCTGATAATGATCTTGTGATGGAATTATCCCGGGCGCTGAACATTAGTACTATTCTTGCTAATCTGCTGGCGCAACGTGGGGTGACCAGCTTCGACGAGGCCAAAAACTACTTCCGCCCAAAACTTACGCAGCTTCACGATCCTTTTCTGATGAAGGATATGGATAAGGCCATTTACCGAATCGAGAAGGCCATACGCAACCGCGAAAAAATACTGGTGTATGGCGATTACGATGTGGATGGCACCACCGCCGTGGCGCTGGTTTATACGTTTTTGAAATCGCTCGCCAAAGATGTTGGTTTTTACATCCCCGACCGCTATGCCGAAGGATATGGAATATCAAAAGCAGGTGTGGATTTTGCCCACGAGAATAATTATAGCCTAATCATCGCACTCGATTGTGGCATAAAAGGAGTGGCCAATGTGCAATATGCAGTCGATCAGGGTATCGACTTTATCGTGGTGGATCACCACCGACCCGGTGACACTTTACCGCCGGCTTATGCTATCCTCGACCCCAAACGCAACGATTGCAATTATCCTTACAAGGAATTATCAGGATGCGGATTGGGTTTTAAACTGGTACAGGCTTTTTCACGCAAAAATCACATGCCTTTCAAGCGCCTCGAGAAACTCCTGGATCTTGTAGTGGTGAGCATTGCTTCGGATATTGTGCCTATCACCGGCGAAAACAGAATCCTGGCATATTATGGCCTGAAGCTGTTAAATTCTAATCCACGGCCAGGCTTTACAGCTATTTTACATTACAGCAATATTCGTAAGAAAACCGATTTCCATTATGTCGACGAGGAGTTTGCTTTCAACCGCAAGCTTTCCATCAGCGATCTGGTATTTCTTATCGGGCCACGCATAAATGCCGCAGGACGTATGGAAAGCGGAAATAATTCGGTGGAGTTGCTTATCGCAAAAGACATCGAAACAGCCGTAGAAAAGGCCGAACAGATCAATCAATTCAACACCGAGCGGCGCAACCTTGATGTGCAGGTTACACAGCATGCTACCGAGATATTGGCAAACGATCCCATTCATCCTTCACGAAAATCAAACATCGTTTTCCATCCCGAATGGCACAAAGGTGTGCTGGGAATAGTGGCTTCGCGCATTACCGAAATATGGTATCGTCCTACCATTATCCTCACCCTAAGCAATGGCCTGATCACTGGATCGGCACGCTCGGTAAAAGATTTTGATATTTACAATGCCATCGATCAGTGTTTTGATTTACTCGAACACTTTGGCGGACATAAATATGCTGCCGGCTTATCGATTCGTCCGGAGAAGTTTCCGGCTTTTTGCGAACGTTTTGAGAAAATAGTTTGCGACACCATTGAGGATTACATGCTGATTCCCGAAATAACCATCGACGCCAGGATAAAGCTCAACAATATCTCCACAAAGTTTTTTAAAGTTCTCAAGCAATTTGCACCCTTTGGACCCGACAATATGGCTCCAACATTTCTCACCGAAAACCTCGTTGATACTGGTTTTGCAAGTATTGTGGGCAAAAACCATCTAAAACTTAGTGTGGTGCATCCCGATATCTCAGGATTTCCGGTGTCGGGAATCGCTTTTCAGCAAGGGGATAAACTTCCTGTGGTGCAAAGCGGACGACCCTTTTCCATTTGTTACCATGTGGAAGAAAACGAGTGGAACGGCCATGTTTCGTTGCAGCTCAACATCAAAGACATCCAGCCTTACCACGAGTAG
- a CDS encoding immunoglobulin domain-containing protein — MTVFAGNDTTVCLSGGSIPVHGYATDYYFISWSHTGDGFFDDHTQLQTTYTPGVGDIASGGAVLYLVAINSTPTYTRMVDSVKITIVPAPQCFAGFEDAVCKGETYQLQGTASYYSSLVWLSIGDGTFDDNSQLTPLYTPGTVDCLNGEVSLLLIANVIAPCATPCINGMKLMIYDSPEVSAGSDTLLCEGVYSLTEATAINYQSLLWKSSGDGTFDDPTALNPVYEPGNNDMTGNEIFLVLQAFPHEPCSFIAADSLTLQVMARPSASVGADQTICAGDVVACSGQAQNYQQIQWVIYGGNGTYEDPNALTTTYTPGPYETGTGLCYLVLFAFPNHPCTLSESALMELRIYKNPTVQLPREIISITDTVHLPGLAKNYQSCLWQTSGDGSFADAGAPETNYYAGHNDHAMRHVQLSLTAMPLSPCQLAVTDTLPVHFEYPVVIHENMLDQTLIAGDILHLEFEIESLVPGQFQWYRNGILQQTISGSEYYVSQVSAVDAGSYYCIFTNPYFTLSSDTAHINVLEAATQTLTIPAGWSAISSCIILPNADIFAVLETIIGKIIVIYNDSGIMFPHTTKSDIDHWTSHSGYYIKTTESCTLTLQGYQQYPAPVFKAKPGWSLMPVNSLQQLSIDAFVGFRQEIKAIKEVAGTKVYWPEKAINTLQNLQPGKAYEIFNSASYEVTLNFPGCN, encoded by the coding sequence ATGACCGTATTCGCAGGAAACGATACCACCGTTTGCCTCTCTGGGGGTTCGATTCCTGTGCATGGCTACGCTACCGACTATTATTTCATTTCGTGGTCGCATACCGGCGATGGTTTTTTTGATGATCATACCCAGCTTCAAACCACCTACACCCCTGGTGTGGGCGATATTGCTTCGGGAGGGGCAGTTCTTTATCTGGTGGCGATAAATAGCACGCCCACATACACCCGCATGGTCGATTCGGTAAAAATTACCATTGTGCCGGCACCGCAATGTTTTGCCGGATTTGAAGATGCTGTGTGTAAGGGAGAGACTTATCAATTGCAGGGAACAGCATCGTATTACAGCAGCCTTGTGTGGCTGAGTATTGGCGACGGAACTTTCGATGATAATAGCCAACTTACACCTCTTTATACTCCGGGAACTGTCGATTGTTTGAATGGTGAGGTAAGTCTTTTGTTGATCGCCAATGTGATAGCGCCCTGTGCGACTCCCTGCATCAACGGCATGAAACTGATGATTTATGATTCACCCGAAGTTTCGGCAGGTTCTGATACCTTGCTTTGTGAAGGAGTGTACTCGCTGACAGAAGCTACCGCCATCAATTACCAATCGTTGCTTTGGAAATCTTCGGGCGACGGCACTTTCGACGATCCCACAGCGCTCAATCCTGTTTATGAGCCAGGAAACAATGATATGACAGGCAATGAAATTTTCCTTGTGTTGCAGGCTTTTCCTCATGAGCCGTGTTCGTTTATCGCCGCTGATTCCCTCACGCTGCAAGTTATGGCCAGACCGTCTGCCAGCGTTGGCGCCGATCAGACAATTTGTGCGGGTGATGTTGTTGCCTGTTCAGGACAAGCCCAAAACTATCAACAGATACAATGGGTCATCTATGGAGGAAACGGAACCTATGAAGATCCAAATGCACTTACTACCACCTATACCCCAGGCCCTTATGAGACAGGTACTGGTTTGTGCTATCTGGTACTATTTGCCTTTCCCAATCACCCCTGTACCCTTTCGGAATCGGCTTTGATGGAGCTGAGGATTTATAAAAACCCCACGGTGCAGTTGCCTCGGGAAATCATCAGCATTACCGATACAGTGCATTTGCCTGGTCTGGCTAAGAACTATCAGTCGTGCCTGTGGCAAACTTCCGGAGATGGCAGCTTTGCTGATGCAGGTGCGCCTGAAACAAATTATTATGCCGGCCATAACGACCATGCAATGCGTCATGTGCAGCTTTCGTTGACAGCCATGCCATTATCACCTTGCCAGCTCGCTGTTACCGATACTCTTCCTGTGCATTTTGAATATCCCGTGGTGATTCATGAAAATATGCTAGATCAGACGCTTATTGCCGGCGATATTTTGCATCTGGAATTTGAAATTGAAAGCCTTGTCCCCGGACAATTTCAATGGTATCGCAATGGCATATTGCAGCAAACTATCAGCGGAAGCGAATATTACGTTTCTCAGGTGTCGGCGGTGGATGCTGGTTCGTATTATTGCATTTTCACCAATCCCTACTTTACCTTGTCAAGCGATACTGCGCATATCAACGTGTTGGAGGCGGCAACGCAAACGCTGACGATTCCTGCCGGTTGGTCAGCCATCTCTTCGTGCATCATTCTGCCCAACGCTGATATTTTCGCTGTATTAGAAACTATTATCGGGAAAATTATCGTCATTTATAATGACAGCGGCATAATGTTTCCGCACACCACCAAAAGTGATATCGATCATTGGACCAGCCATTCAGGTTATTATATCAAAACCACCGAAAGTTGTACGCTGACCTTGCAGGGATATCAGCAATATCCCGCACCTGTATTCAAAGCGAAACCCGGATGGTCGCTGATGCCGGTCAATAGCCTGCAACAGTTATCGATAGATGCTTTTGTAGGATTTCGTCAGGAGATAAAAGCTATAAAAGAGGTGGCAGGAACAAAAGTATACTGGCCCGAAAAAGCAATCAATACCCTACAAAATTTACAACCCGGAAAAGCTTACGAAATATTCAATAGCGCGAGCTACGAAGTGACGCTTAATTTCCCGGGTTGCAATTAG
- the scpA gene encoding methylmalonyl-CoA mutase, giving the protein MKPNFKNINIKSSPVSTRNAAEWEADHKISADWKTPEQISVKPVFTQADLENLEHLDYAAGIPPYLHGPYSTMYVMRPWTIRQYAGFSTAEESNAFYRRNLAAGQKGLSIAFDLATHRGYDSDHPRVEGDVGKAGVSVDSILDMKILFDQIPLDKMSVSMTMNGAVLPILAFYIVAGLEQGVTLEQMTGTIQNDILKEFMVRNTYIYPPLQSMRIIADIFEFTSQKMPRFNSISISGYHMQEAGATADIELAYTLADGLEYLRTGINAGMDVDTFAPRLSFFWGIGMNHFMEIAKLRAARLLWAKIVKQFNPKNPKSMALRTHSQTSGWSLTEQDPFNNVARTCVEALAATLGHTQSLHTNALDEAIALPTDFSARIARNTQIFLQEETNITRSVDPWAGSYYVEKLTHDIAHRAWELIEEVEELGGMAKAIETGVPKMRIEEASARKQARIDANRDTIVGVNKYRLEKEDPMEILDIDNTAVRDAQIKRLEKLRAERDDAAVQQSLDAITQACETGKGNLLELAIDAAQKRASLGEISTACEKVFGRYKAVIRSISGVYSSETKGDEKFAKACGLADKFAELDGRRPRIMIAKMGQDGHDRGAKVVATGYADMGFDVDIGPLFQTPAEAARQAVENDVHVFGVSSLAAGHKTLVPQVIKELAALGREDIMVIVGGVIPHQDYQYLYDAGAVAIFGPGTVISEAGIKILEILIESRKE; this is encoded by the coding sequence ATGAAGCCAAATTTCAAAAATATCAATATAAAGTCGTCACCTGTTTCTACCCGCAATGCTGCGGAATGGGAAGCAGATCATAAAATCAGTGCCGACTGGAAAACACCGGAGCAGATTTCTGTAAAGCCGGTTTTTACACAAGCCGACCTCGAAAATCTCGAACATCTTGATTATGCTGCCGGCATACCGCCTTATTTGCACGGCCCCTACTCGACCATGTACGTGATGCGCCCCTGGACCATCCGTCAATATGCCGGTTTTTCGACAGCCGAAGAATCCAATGCTTTTTATCGACGCAACCTGGCCGCCGGGCAAAAAGGACTCTCCATTGCTTTCGACCTTGCCACACACCGAGGCTACGACTCCGACCACCCCCGCGTGGAAGGTGACGTAGGTAAAGCCGGCGTGTCCGTGGATTCGATCCTCGACATGAAAATCCTTTTCGATCAGATACCACTTGATAAGATGTCGGTGTCGATGACCATGAACGGAGCCGTACTTCCAATACTTGCTTTTTATATCGTGGCCGGGCTGGAACAAGGCGTAACTCTTGAGCAAATGACCGGAACCATCCAAAACGATATTCTCAAAGAGTTCATGGTGCGCAATACTTACATTTACCCCCCTTTGCAATCCATGCGCATCATCGCCGACATTTTTGAGTTCACCTCGCAAAAAATGCCACGATTCAACTCCATCAGTATCAGCGGCTACCACATGCAGGAAGCCGGTGCTACTGCCGATATCGAGCTGGCCTATACCCTGGCCGACGGTCTTGAATATCTGCGCACAGGCATAAACGCCGGTATGGATGTCGATACTTTTGCTCCACGGCTTTCTTTTTTCTGGGGTATCGGGATGAATCATTTTATGGAGATCGCCAAGCTGCGCGCAGCACGACTGTTGTGGGCCAAGATTGTAAAACAGTTCAATCCTAAAAATCCAAAGTCGATGGCTTTGCGTACACACTCGCAAACATCGGGCTGGAGCCTTACTGAGCAAGATCCTTTCAACAACGTAGCACGCACCTGCGTGGAAGCGCTTGCTGCAACCCTGGGACACACCCAGTCGCTGCACACCAACGCATTGGACGAAGCCATTGCACTTCCAACCGATTTTTCGGCACGTATCGCGCGTAACACACAGATATTCCTTCAGGAAGAAACCAACATCACCCGTTCAGTCGATCCATGGGCCGGTTCTTATTATGTCGAAAAACTTACCCACGACATCGCACACCGCGCCTGGGAGCTTATAGAAGAAGTGGAAGAGCTGGGCGGAATGGCCAAAGCCATCGAAACGGGAGTGCCAAAGATGCGCATCGAGGAAGCCTCGGCACGCAAACAAGCCCGCATCGATGCTAACCGCGACACCATAGTAGGTGTTAATAAATATCGGCTCGAGAAAGAAGACCCCATGGAGATTCTCGACATCGACAACACTGCTGTGCGCGATGCACAGATAAAGCGACTGGAAAAGCTGCGCGCCGAACGCGATGACGCTGCAGTGCAACAATCGCTCGATGCCATCACACAAGCATGCGAAACAGGAAAAGGAAACCTGCTGGAACTTGCCATCGATGCCGCCCAAAAGCGTGCTTCGCTGGGCGAGATCTCGACAGCATGCGAAAAAGTTTTCGGAAGATATAAAGCAGTAATCAGAAGTATTTCAGGAGTGTATTCATCAGAAACCAAAGGCGACGAAAAGTTTGCCAAAGCCTGCGGGCTTGCAGATAAATTTGCTGAGCTCGATGGGCGACGTCCGCGCATCATGATTGCCAAAATGGGTCAGGACGGCCACGACCGTGGCGCCAAAGTAGTAGCCACCGGCTATGCCGATATGGGATTCGATGTGGACATCGGACCGCTGTTTCAAACGCCAGCCGAAGCAGCCCGTCAGGCTGTAGAAAACGACGTGCATGTGTTTGGAGTTTCCAGCCTGGCAGCAGGACACAAAACATTGGTTCCACAGGTTATTAAGGAGCTGGCTGCGCTGGGACGCGAAGATATTATGGTAATCGTGGGTGGCGTTATCCCGCATCAGGATTATCAATATCTCTACGATGCCGGTGCTGTAGCCATTTTTGGCCCTGGCACAGTAATTTCAGAAGCAGGTATCAAAATCCTGGAAATACTCATCGAGAGCCGAAAAGAATAA
- a CDS encoding GH3 auxin-responsive promoter family protein, which produces MAIIGSIIKRAIELRSLSNKENLKNFDGCRAQKIVLKKLLRKAQFTHFGEAYNFPDLLRASDPVAAFQKTVPVHDYNSIFKKWWYRSLNGEAFVAWPGRVKYFALSSGTSEASSKYIPVTNDVLRSIKKTSVRQLLSLALYNFPPEFFDKGKAILMLGGSTHLQYNGTYYAGDLSGITTGNIPFWFQFFYKPGKRISKERDWNTKLEEIVKKAPDWDIGVIVGVPAWLQILLERIIKEYNLKTIHDIWPNLSIYVHGGVSLAPYLKGFERMLARPLTYMETYLASEGFIAYQKRPNVDSMMLSLDTGLFFEFVPFNDTNFDEEGNLKENPQALTLGQVEEDKEYALLVSSNAGAWRYLIGDTIKFTSKRLNEIRITGRTKHYLSLCGEHLSQENMNRAVELMCQDMNADVREFTVAGIKHDSMFAHKWFLGTDDELDPEAACNQIDEHLKLLNDDYRVERIAAIKDVIVEVLPSKVFYQWMKEHGKEGAQNKFPRVIRARQLDEWEEFIKDFKNNSK; this is translated from the coding sequence TTGGCTATAATTGGTTCCATTATAAAGCGAGCGATAGAGCTGCGCAGCTTAAGCAATAAAGAAAATCTAAAAAATTTTGATGGTTGCCGGGCGCAAAAGATTGTACTAAAGAAGCTTTTGCGTAAAGCGCAATTCACACATTTTGGCGAAGCCTATAATTTTCCAGATCTATTGCGCGCCTCCGATCCGGTAGCTGCTTTTCAGAAAACTGTTCCTGTTCACGATTACAATTCCATATTCAAAAAGTGGTGGTACCGATCACTCAATGGTGAAGCCTTTGTAGCATGGCCGGGCCGTGTAAAATATTTCGCTCTCAGCTCTGGAACTTCCGAAGCATCGAGTAAATACATCCCGGTAACTAACGACGTGCTGCGATCGATCAAAAAAACCAGTGTAAGGCAATTGCTTTCGCTGGCGCTGTATAATTTCCCGCCCGAATTTTTTGACAAAGGCAAAGCAATTCTCATGCTTGGTGGCAGCACACATCTGCAATACAATGGTACCTACTATGCCGGCGACCTGTCGGGCATTACCACCGGCAACATACCTTTTTGGTTTCAATTTTTTTACAAACCCGGAAAACGCATTTCTAAAGAAAGAGACTGGAACACCAAACTTGAGGAGATTGTAAAAAAAGCTCCCGACTGGGACATCGGGGTAATTGTGGGAGTGCCAGCCTGGCTGCAAATACTCCTCGAAAGAATCATCAAAGAGTACAATCTCAAGACCATCCACGATATCTGGCCCAATCTTTCGATTTATGTGCATGGCGGCGTGTCGCTGGCACCCTATCTCAAAGGTTTTGAACGCATGCTGGCGCGGCCACTCACCTACATGGAAACCTACCTGGCCAGCGAGGGTTTTATCGCTTACCAGAAACGACCAAATGTAGATTCGATGATGCTCTCGCTGGATACAGGCCTTTTTTTCGAGTTTGTACCATTTAACGATACCAACTTTGATGAAGAGGGAAATCTGAAAGAAAATCCGCAGGCGCTTACTCTGGGGCAGGTAGAAGAAGACAAAGAATACGCACTACTCGTCAGCAGCAATGCCGGCGCCTGGCGATACCTGATTGGCGACACCATCAAGTTCACCTCCAAACGCCTCAACGAGATTCGCATTACAGGACGCACCAAACATTATTTGAGCCTCTGCGGAGAGCATCTTTCGCAGGAAAATATGAATCGTGCCGTAGAATTGATGTGCCAGGATATGAACGCAGATGTACGTGAGTTTACAGTTGCCGGAATAAAACACGACTCGATGTTTGCCCACAAATGGTTTTTGGGAACCGACGATGAACTCGACCCGGAAGCAGCATGCAACCAAATCGACGAGCATCTGAAGCTGCTCAACGACGATTATCGCGTAGAGCGCATTGCCGCCATCAAAGATGTGATTGTAGAAGTGTTGCCTTCCAAAGTGTTTTATCAATGGATGAAAGAGCACGGAAAAGAGGGTGCACAAAATAAATTCCCACGGGTAATAAGAGCCCGCCAACTCGACGAGTGGGAGGAATTTATCAAAGACTTCAAAAACAACAGCAAATAA